One genomic segment of Quadrisphaera sp. RL12-1S includes these proteins:
- a CDS encoding cell wall-binding repeat-containing protein produces the protein MGRRRTLQATTAAVALLALAGPSAAWADPAPLQTYVVSVADPADLAGAAAAADREGDVLAVHDETGSVVVRATGASAARLERLSTAAVEPDAVFTPTADAFAPAGDLFSPTATTTGSTGPVPWHLDRIDQASLPLDGQYAPGGGGAGVTAYVVDTGLRASHAAFTGRVRTGVDFSGSGSTSDCNGHGTSVAGVLAGRLVGAAQQATLVPLRVSGCAGTARSSSLIAAVAWAVDDHRAGTPAVLNVSYGGPPSDALDRALRAAVADGITVVVAAGNEGADACGSSPAREPSVITVGASTASDSLAGFSNRGSCVDLLAPGASIVSAGSDSDTSAVVTSGTSLSSPITAGAAAVLLGAHPSLTPEQVAAALTAGASRVASPTAGTTDRLVRASTATTLSDPPVAAGSGAVVAIGGQALISDAALAALAAGRSSERIAGGDSYSTSALVSARAFPDGAHHAYLATGTAFADALGAAAAAAGSAAPVLLTRPDAVPAPVLAELARLHPDTVTATGGPAAISDAVLDQVRQATGASVVRASGDDRYATARAVALDALAAAGASSGGSAGTAAGTAPGTVYLASGEAFPDALSASGAAGRSGSPLLLTTPAVLPAATAEQLGQWRPARVVVLGGPAAVSDAVLRQVAAVTGGAVDRVSGASRYETAAAVLEAGPAPATVWLASGESYADALCGAAAAAASGGALVIVPAGGPTGRLRDSVRSALTPR, from the coding sequence GTGGGTCGACGACGGACGCTCCAGGCCACCACCGCCGCGGTGGCGCTGCTCGCCCTGGCCGGGCCGAGCGCCGCGTGGGCCGACCCGGCGCCGCTGCAGACCTACGTGGTCAGCGTGGCCGACCCCGCCGACCTCGCGGGCGCGGCGGCCGCCGCCGACCGCGAGGGCGACGTGCTCGCCGTCCACGACGAGACCGGCAGCGTGGTGGTGCGGGCCACCGGGGCCAGCGCCGCGCGGCTGGAGCGTCTCTCCACCGCCGCGGTGGAGCCCGACGCGGTCTTCACCCCCACCGCCGACGCGTTCGCGCCCGCCGGTGACCTCTTCTCCCCGACCGCGACGACCACGGGGTCCACCGGTCCGGTGCCCTGGCACCTGGACCGCATCGACCAGGCCTCGCTGCCGCTCGACGGGCAGTACGCCCCCGGCGGCGGGGGAGCCGGCGTGACCGCCTACGTGGTGGACACCGGCCTGCGCGCCAGCCACGCCGCGTTCACCGGCCGGGTGCGCACCGGGGTCGACTTCTCCGGCAGCGGCAGCACCTCCGACTGCAACGGCCACGGCACGTCGGTGGCCGGCGTGCTGGCCGGGCGGCTGGTCGGCGCGGCCCAGCAGGCCACGCTCGTGCCGCTGCGCGTCAGCGGGTGCGCGGGAACGGCCCGCAGCAGCTCCCTCATCGCCGCCGTCGCGTGGGCCGTGGACGACCACCGCGCCGGCACGCCCGCGGTCCTCAACGTCAGTTATGGCGGCCCGCCCTCGGACGCGCTGGACCGCGCGCTGCGCGCCGCCGTCGCCGACGGCATCACCGTGGTGGTGGCGGCCGGCAACGAGGGCGCCGACGCGTGCGGCAGCAGCCCCGCCCGCGAGCCGTCCGTCATCACCGTGGGTGCGAGCACCGCGAGCGACTCCCTGGCCGGCTTCTCCAACCGCGGCTCGTGCGTGGACCTGCTGGCCCCGGGCGCCTCCATCGTCAGCGCGGGCTCCGACAGCGACACCTCCGCCGTGGTGACCAGCGGCACCTCCCTGTCCTCCCCGATCACCGCCGGTGCCGCCGCGGTGCTGCTGGGAGCCCACCCCTCGCTCACCCCGGAGCAGGTGGCCGCCGCCCTCACCGCGGGGGCCTCGCGCGTGGCGAGCCCCACCGCCGGCACCACCGACCGCCTCGTGAGGGCGTCGACGGCGACGACGCTGAGCGACCCGCCGGTGGCCGCCGGCAGCGGCGCCGTGGTGGCCATCGGGGGGCAGGCGCTCATCAGCGACGCCGCGCTGGCCGCTCTCGCCGCGGGCCGGTCCTCGGAGCGCATCGCCGGCGGCGACAGCTACAGCACCAGCGCCCTGGTCTCCGCCCGCGCCTTCCCCGACGGCGCCCACCACGCCTACCTCGCCACCGGCACCGCCTTCGCCGACGCGCTCGGTGCGGCCGCCGCCGCCGCGGGCAGCGCCGCCCCGGTGCTGCTCACCCGGCCCGACGCCGTGCCCGCGCCCGTGCTCGCCGAGCTGGCGCGGCTGCACCCGGACACCGTCACCGCCACGGGCGGACCGGCGGCCATCAGCGACGCCGTGCTCGACCAGGTCCGCCAGGCCACCGGCGCCTCCGTGGTGAGGGCCTCCGGCGACGACCGGTACGCCACCGCCCGCGCGGTGGCCCTGGACGCCCTCGCGGCCGCGGGAGCGTCGTCGGGCGGGTCTGCGGGCACCGCTGCGGGCACCGCGCCGGGGACCGTCTACCTCGCCTCGGGGGAGGCCTTCCCCGACGCCCTGTCCGCCTCCGGCGCCGCCGGGCGCAGCGGGTCTCCGCTGCTGCTCACCACCCCTGCCGTGCTGCCCGCAGCGACGGCGGAGCAGCTGGGTCAGTGGCGGCCGGCGCGCGTCGTCGTCCTCGGCGGCCCCGCGGCCGTCTCGGACGCCGTGCTGCGCCAGGTGGCGGCGGTGACCGGTGGGGCGGTGGACCGCGTCTCCGGCGCCAGCCGGTACGAGACCGCCGCCGCCGTGCTCGAGGCCGGACCGGCACCGGCCACCGTCTGGCTGGCCAGCGGGGAGTCGTACGCCGACGCGCTCTGCGGCGCCGCCGCGGCGGCCGCGTCAGGGGGCGCGCTGGTCATCGTCCCCGCCGGTGGCCCCACCGGGCGGCTGCGCGACAGCGTCCGCTCCGCCCTCACCCCGCGCTGA